The DNA region TGATGTACATGCCTTTTGAGACAGTCCTGTCCAATGCGATCCGCGCCGGGCGGCTCGATGGCAGCGTGAGGTTCTACCTGGCCGGCAACGGACCGACGGAGCACCTTCAAGTGTTGCGCACGAATGTCGTCAGCGACTGGCCCACCAATGCCTCCAACAAGAGCGATTTCGATGCCTGTGAGTGGGCAGTGCAATCGACGTTGATCGAGTTGCAAGCAGAGGCAAAGCGAGTCGGGGCGAATGCTGTGACCAACATCGTGAGTTATTACGATCAGCATGTGCGCCAAGACCTGAACACCTATGAGTGCCGGGCCGGAGTGTTTGTGGCGCGAGTAGCGTTGCGCGGGGATTTGGTACAGGTGCAGTGAACGGGACCACCCCCGCGATTTACGCAGGGGGTCGCCCAGTCGCTTACTGAGCTTGAATCAATTTGCTTTCAGCGACGCCAGCGCGGCCTGTCTTGTCGTCGACGACTTGCAGGTTGTTGCGCGCCTTGATGAAGCCCACTTTCACTTCCTGCCAGACAAAGTAGTTCTTGCCGGCTTCTGCGGTGAGTTTCAGTTCAGAATCGTTTTCCGCCGAAGACACCAGGGTCTGTTGACCGGCCGGGACGGATAACATCAGGTAAGACTTGGCGACGGTTTGCCCTACTGGCTTGCCATTGAGTGCCACCGGCATTTTCACGCCTGCACCCATACTCTCGTTGCGATAAACG from Pseudomonas sp. ACM7 includes:
- a CDS encoding excinuclease, whose amino-acid sequence is MQVKALIAALLFGLLPSASQATNLMYMPFETVLSNAIRAGRLDGSVRFYLAGNGPTEHLQVLRTNVVSDWPTNASNKSDFDACEWAVQSTLIELQAEAKRVGANAVTNIVSYYDQHVRQDLNTYECRAGVFVARVALRGDLVQVQ
- a CDS encoding DUF2846 domain-containing protein, which translates into the protein MFKQLTFTALLALTALTGGCASVKMADESQDAQAKTFQVTPDKANIYVYRNESMGAGVKMPVALNGKPVGQTVAKSYLMLSVPAGQQTLVSSAENDSELKLTAEAGKNYFVWQEVKVGFIKARNNLQVVDDKTGRAGVAESKLIQAQ